One Lujinxingia litoralis genomic window, AAGCCCGCCAGCGGAATGCGTGACTTTTTGCCCCGCGAGGCGGCCCTGCGAAAGCGCGTCTTCGCCCTGATCGAAGAGGTCTACCAGAGCTACGGTTTCCAGCCCCTGGAGACCCCGACCCTGGAGAACCTCTCCACGCTCATGGGCAAGTATGGCGAGGAAGGCGACCAGCTGATCTTCAAGGTGATGAAGCGCGGCAAGAAGTTTGAGCGCGCCCTTCGCAACGACGCCCCCACCGAAGTGGACCTGGCCGACATGGGGCTGCGCTACGATCTGACCGTGCCCCTGGCCCGCATCGTGGCGCAGTACCAGAACGAGCTCCCCCGCTACTTCAAACGCTTTCAGATCGCGCCGGTCTGGCGGGCCGACCGCCCCCAGCGCGGGCGCTTTCGCGAGTTTTACCAGTGCGACGTCGACGTGATCGGCTCCACCTCCATGACGGTCGAAGCCGAGGTCGCCTCTGCCATCTGCGAGGTGCTGGAGCGCCTGGAGTTCAAAAACTTCCGCGTGCACTTAAACCACCGCCTCCTCCTCAACGCCATGATGGAGGCCGCCGGCGTCGCCCCCGAGCTTCATACCGAGGCGCTGGTCGCCATCGACAAGCTCGATAAGGTCGGCCTCGACGGCGTCAAAAAAGAGCTCGCCGAGCGCGGCATCGCCGCCGACGTCATCGATCGCCTCCTCCCCCTTCTGGGGCTGGCCGACGAGGTCGAGGGCAACGAGGCGCTGCTGGCCGCCCTGGCCGAGCGGGTCGGGGAGCTGGAGAGCGGCAAAAAAGCCCTCTCGGAGCTCGGCGATCTCCTGCGCTTTGCCGCCGCCAGCCCGGCCGGCCCCTACCTGAAGATCGACCCCTACCTGGCCCGCGGCCTCTCCTATTACACCGGCCCGATCTTCGAGATTCGCAGCGACGACTTCTCCGGGAGCCTGGGTGGCGGCGGACGCTACGACGGCCTCGTCGGCATGTTCACCCGCCAGAGCCTGCCGGCCTGCGGGTTCTCGCTGGGCCTGGAGCGCGTGCTGATGCTCCTGGCCGAGCGCGACGCCCTGGCCGAGCCCGCCCCCGATGTCGACGTGCTCGTCACCCTGTGGCGCGACGACTTCACCCCCCGCAGCATGGCGCTGGCCGCCGAGCTGCGCCGGGCCGGCCTGCGCGTCGACCTCTACCCCGACGCCGACAAGTACTCCCGCCAGTTCAAGTACGCCAATGAGCGCGGCGTGCCCTTTGTGGCCATCCTGGCCGAAAAGGAGCTGGAGGCCGGCGTGGTTGCCATCAAAGATATGAAGCGCGGCGACCAGGCCGAGGTCCCCCGCGCCGAGCTCGCCAGCTGGATCAAAGCCCGCCAGAGCTGAGCCCCCGTCCCACCTGGAGCCCGAGCCCCGATGAGCGACGCATTCGACCCCACCGAGCCCCCCGAAGACGCCGCCCCCGCCGAAGGGGGCGGCGTCCCCGCGGGCCCTCTGCGCATTGACTACGCCCCCCACTTCCACCTGGACTCCGGGGCCATTCACTTAAACCACGGCGCCTTCGGCGCCTGTCCGCGCCGGGTGCTCCACGCCCAGAGCGAGCTGCGCGCCCGGATGGAGTCCAACCCGGTGCGCTTTATCGGCCGCGAACTCTTCGGGCTGATGGCCAACGCCCGCGCCGAACTCGCCAGCTTTGTGGGGGCCCCGGCTCCAGACCTGGTCTTCGTGCCCAACACCACCACCGGCGTCAACGCGGTGCTGCGCTCGCTGGCGCTGCAGCCGGGCGACGAGATCCTGGTCAGCGACCAGGGCTACGGCCCGGCGGTGCTGGCCGCCCGGGCCATCGCCGCCGAGCAGGGCGCCCACGTCCGGGTGGCCTCCCTGCCCTTTGCCCCCACCTCGGCCAACGCCCTGCACGACGCCCTGATCGACGCCCTCACCCCGCGCACTCGCCTGGTGATGATCGACCACATCACCAGCCCCACCGCCCTGATCCTCCCGGTGGCCCGCATCGCCCGCAGCCTGCGCGAGCGCGGCGTGCTCACGCTGATCGACGGCGCCCACGCCCCGGGCATGATCCCGCTGAACCTGGCCGAAATCGACGCCGACTTCTACGTGGGCAACTGCCATAAGTGGCTGTGCAGCCCGCGGGGCGCGGCCTTTTTGCACGTGGCCCCCCACCTTCAGAGCCGGGTGCGCCCGCCGGTCTTAAGCCACGGCGCGGCCCTGGCCGAAGACGACCCGCAGCGCTTCCAGGCCGAGTTCGGCTGGATGGGCACCTACGACGTCACGAGCTACCTGAGCGTGCCGGTGGCCATCGACTTTTTGCGCGCGTTGGTCCCCGGGGGCTGGCCGGCGCTCTACGAACGCAACCATCGCCTGGCACTCTACGGCCGCGATCGCCTCTGCCAGGTGCTGGGCATCGCCCCTCCAGCTCCCGACGACCTGGTGGGCGCCATGGTCTCGCTGCCCTTACCCGAGAGCCCCCACCCCCCGGTGAACTTCCCGGCCGAGGTCGACCCCCTTCAAGACGCCCTCTGGCGAGCGGCCGGCATCGAGATCGCCGTGATGAGCTGGCCCGCTCACCCCGGGCGCCTGCTCCGCCTGAGCTGCCAGCTCTACACCACCGAAGAGCAGCTCGATACCCTGGCCGACACCCTGAGCACCCTGCTCTGATCCCTGGTCCGGGCGCCCGACCTGACCTATGATCAAGCCCCGGGGCGACGCGGCCCCGACGCCCCCCCGATACCCTGCCCCCCGGAGACACGATGAGCGAGAGCGGCGACGGCCTGACCCCGGCACAGATCCTCTGGGAGATCCTCAAGGTCGCCCTCCTCGTGGTGGGCGGACTCTTCCTGATCATCTTCTTGATGCGCGCCTTTCGGGTGGTGCTGGCCCTGGGCGTGCTCGCCATCCTGGGCGCCGGCGTCTACTGGCTGCTCAAGCGCGTCTTCGGCACCCGCCAGCTCCCGGCCCCCGAAGAGCCTCGCCAGCTCGACACCGACGTGACCCTGGATCCCCTCCAGGATAAATTCCGCGAACTCGAACTCGAAGAAGCCCGAATCGACGCCGAGCTCGAACGCCTCTCCCGCGACGACTGAAGGTTCAGCGATAGCTCCGGCTCAGGGTCGTCCCGCAGACCGAGGGTTCCGCACAATCAACCGGTGGAGCTCAGGTGAGAACGAAGACCTACCACCTACCCTTGAGCCTCCGGGTCAGATGAGACAGCGACCTGTCCCGGGTCCCCCCACCCCCGTCATGGCCCCCCACCCCGGGGTATCTCGGCGCTTACTCGGCCGCCACCTGCTCCGGGGCTTCCTGCGCGGGAGCTTCCGGCTCGGGGGTGTCCTGAGCGGCGGCAGCCTCCTCGGCCCCTCCATCCTCGGAGGCGCTCGCCTCGGCCGCGGCGTTCTTGCTCACCGGCCAGGGCTCGGCGCGCTCCACGATCTCACCGACCTGGGTCTGCACATCGGGGCTTCCCACCGGCATGCCGCGTGCCACCGCCTGACCGTCGGCCCGATAGTCCTCAAAGGAGAGGGGCAGACTCTCGGCGATCGGCACCTCGGGGCTGTTCTGCAGGTGCACGTGCAGGTGCGGCGTGTAGGTGCGCCCGGAGTTGCCGCACTCAGCCAGCAGCTGACCGGCCTCGACCTGATCCCCGCCCGAGACCTTGAGCGAGGCGCGCTTTAAGTGTGCCAGAAAGAGGTACTCCCCTTCGGCGACCCGCAGGATCACGTGGTTGCCCAGCACGCTCACCGGATCAAACTCCCCGGGCACCTGATCGACCTCGGAGCCCACCACCCGCACCACCTCGCCAGCGGCCGGCGAGTAGACCGGCGCCCCGAAGCAGTGGTGATCTTCGAGCCGGGAGCCATCGCCCTCAAAGCGGCTGCCCTCGACCAGGGGAGCAAAGTCGTAGCCCCAGCGCATCATCGCGGTGGTGGCGTGGTAGTTGGTATCGCGCTCGGGGCCCCCGGCCAGCGTGACCCAGCTGCCGTTAAAGGGCAGCTCAAAGGCCACCTTCGAGACGTAATCCGCCGTGGAGACCGGCGCCGCAAACATCGGACGGTTACCCAGCAGCCCCACCGCGATCAGCGCCGCGAACCCGATGGTGCGGCTGCGCCGGATCACCGGCGGCTGAAAGAGCGTGCGCAGCAGCCCCCAGAACGCCATCGGCAGGGTCAGCATCCCGATCAAGGGGATGATCGTGGCGTGGGCGATGACGCTGGCCTTGCCCAGGGCCAGAAAGGCCACCACGTAGGCCACCACCTGCACCACCGCCAGCGCCAGGGCGATGGTCGCCCAGAGCTCAAAGCGGTCTTCGCCGGGTTTCATTTTCCGAAAAATGCCGCGCGGGGCCGGACCGTCTTGCTCGTTCTGATTTTCGTCGTACATCGCCACACCTGTGCTTCGTTGGACTGCCTGCCTGCGTGCGTGGAAAGCCGGCGCACGGGCGCGCCAGACAAGCACCCGGGCCCCCCGGCGTCAAGCGCCCGATCGTCGCAGCCGCCCCCCCTCGCCAGGCCCCCCGGTAGCGCCGAGGATGTGTTGTGCGCTCTGCGGGCTGCTGTTATCGTTGCGCCGTCCGTCAGCCATGCCCCGGTTTTCGACCTGCGAGCAGCCCGGCGTATCCGCGCCGGTCGACCGACCTCTACCCTCAAAGATCGTTTGCAAGCGAGCTACGTCGCATGCCTATCTGCCCAAAATGCCGTGAGAAAAACCCGGCGCTCGGCGCCAAATGCCCTCGCGACGGCTTCTACTACATCTACGAGAATGCCCTCGAAGATGCCGAGAGCGATCCACGCATCGGCACGCTGGCCGCCGATAAATACGTGATCTTGGGGCTCATCAGCGAAGGGGGCATGGGCGCGGTCTACCGCGCGCTGCAGCTCCCGGTGGAGCGCGAGGTCGCCCTCAAGGTGCTGCGCACCGAGCTGCAGGACTCCACCAAGGGCCGGGAGCGCTTCATCCAGGAAGCCCGCGCCATCAGCCGCCTCTCCCACCCCAACATCATCACGCTGCACGACTTCGGGTTTGAGCGGGAGACCCATCCCTACATGGTCATGGAGTTCGCCCCCGGCGTGGAGCTGACCCGCTGGATGTGGAGCCGCAACATGAACGCCGAGCGCCTGCTTCATGTCGGGCGCCAGATCCTCTCGGCGCTGGCCGAAGCCCACCGCCGCGACATCGTGCACCGCGACCTCAAGCCCGAAAACGTCATCATCACCACCACCGGGCACGACGGCGACTTTCCTCGCCTCCTCGACTTTGGCATCG contains:
- a CDS encoding aminotransferase class V-fold PLP-dependent enzyme; amino-acid sequence: MSDAFDPTEPPEDAAPAEGGGVPAGPLRIDYAPHFHLDSGAIHLNHGAFGACPRRVLHAQSELRARMESNPVRFIGRELFGLMANARAELASFVGAPAPDLVFVPNTTTGVNAVLRSLALQPGDEILVSDQGYGPAVLAARAIAAEQGAHVRVASLPFAPTSANALHDALIDALTPRTRLVMIDHITSPTALILPVARIARSLRERGVLTLIDGAHAPGMIPLNLAEIDADFYVGNCHKWLCSPRGAAFLHVAPHLQSRVRPPVLSHGAALAEDDPQRFQAEFGWMGTYDVTSYLSVPVAIDFLRALVPGGWPALYERNHRLALYGRDRLCQVLGIAPPAPDDLVGAMVSLPLPESPHPPVNFPAEVDPLQDALWRAAGIEIAVMSWPAHPGRLLRLSCQLYTTEEQLDTLADTLSTLL
- the hisS gene encoding histidine--tRNA ligase; protein product: MSQISTKPASGMRDFLPREAALRKRVFALIEEVYQSYGFQPLETPTLENLSTLMGKYGEEGDQLIFKVMKRGKKFERALRNDAPTEVDLADMGLRYDLTVPLARIVAQYQNELPRYFKRFQIAPVWRADRPQRGRFREFYQCDVDVIGSTSMTVEAEVASAICEVLERLEFKNFRVHLNHRLLLNAMMEAAGVAPELHTEALVAIDKLDKVGLDGVKKELAERGIAADVIDRLLPLLGLADEVEGNEALLAALAERVGELESGKKALSELGDLLRFAAASPAGPYLKIDPYLARGLSYYTGPIFEIRSDDFSGSLGGGGRYDGLVGMFTRQSLPACGFSLGLERVLMLLAERDALAEPAPDVDVLVTLWRDDFTPRSMALAAELRRAGLRVDLYPDADKYSRQFKYANERGVPFVAILAEKELEAGVVAIKDMKRGDQAEVPRAELASWIKARQS
- a CDS encoding M23 family metallopeptidase, with amino-acid sequence MYDENQNEQDGPAPRGIFRKMKPGEDRFELWATIALALAVVQVVAYVVAFLALGKASVIAHATIIPLIGMLTLPMAFWGLLRTLFQPPVIRRSRTIGFAALIAVGLLGNRPMFAAPVSTADYVSKVAFELPFNGSWVTLAGGPERDTNYHATTAMMRWGYDFAPLVEGSRFEGDGSRLEDHHCFGAPVYSPAAGEVVRVVGSEVDQVPGEFDPVSVLGNHVILRVAEGEYLFLAHLKRASLKVSGGDQVEAGQLLAECGNSGRTYTPHLHVHLQNSPEVPIAESLPLSFEDYRADGQAVARGMPVGSPDVQTQVGEIVERAEPWPVSKNAAAEASASEDGGAEEAAAAQDTPEPEAPAQEAPEQVAAE